The proteins below come from a single Chrysoperla carnea chromosome 1, inChrCarn1.1, whole genome shotgun sequence genomic window:
- the LOC123305394 gene encoding rho GTPase-activating protein 39 isoform X2, with the protein MMASNSMEWVEIIEPKTGEHMYANLTTGECVWDPPEGVPVKRTDSNQWWELFDSNTARFYYYNASTQCTVWHRPNNCDIIPLAKLQTLKQNTDPESKTTIQQQQSNNTIIQPTQVHQSTQTPTIKASKKDQIYGSRHRNQEQQSHHSHSQQQQAVPLSLSASTPQLRRRTSELSRSSSFVTSQSQQQRSRDRDKQTNTTTPPSSIITNSTTSTTITPPSTCSSDLINNYENSCIPLYSNWHETTEQYLLPLQHYILQQNSLLGGREADGRSLSGLGAISGCYRTGDHIDSDTGSDDGHSYSGSESLTGHEPDNEDSDQSETNSYHHHIPPPLCTPSAEGRGPGALGSSIQQLSSPSMYNKQQQQQPQYSNTKLSGEYLNHPSFSLNNRSDHHHRDRGDDKDKQVTSTTDSKYLTYGFRNNYTSTSSSLPQSTPSQVPTSFNSCPRMIDQSNQSSSTSITPGSGGGPGGPGGSLWLHEQENYYSIAEAQQSTSIQLPEIDMEKFAQDNLNLHSKGIFRRKQTVRDMLSWSGGSINRAMLSIACNDGGKQHNKMCRDLFRLIQVYMGDRKTRVQGISCNSVLHDILTIAFNNVNIRDELYLQLCRQTTENPRRDSLLRGWELFAVALSFIPPSVTFQPVLHGYLNRHYDPSLTRIFPDPERGPIHVRISHYAMIAINRLERIGHQTGKRKARKPQPDDIDAARIQIFKTSMFGNTLQEVMNLQRDKYPDRQLPWAQVVLSEQILRLDGASTEGIFRVSADVDEVNTYKNKLDQWELIDAPSDAHVPANLLKLWYRELYEPLIPDTLYDECVYEPMTIERATNIIQRLPRINRFVLCYLIRFLQTFSQPAVVSKTKMDASNLAMVFAPNCLRCTATDPRVIFENARKEMAFMRCLIEGLDTICVKDLV; encoded by the exons ggTGTACCAGTAAAACGAACAGATTCAAATCAATGGTGGGAATTATTTGATTCAAATACAGcacgtttttattattataatgcaaGTACACAATGTACAGTATGGCATCGTCCGAATAATTGTGATATTATACCGTTAGCTAAATtacaaacattaaaacaaaatactgatCCTGAAAGTAAGACAacaatacaacaacaacaatcgaataatacaataatacaaCCAACACAAGTACATCAATCAACACAAACGCCAACAATTAAAGCAtcaaaaaaagatcaaatttatgg TAGTAGACATCGAAATCAGGAACAACAAAGTCATCATTCACATTCTCAACAACAGCAAGCCGTTCCATTAAGTTTATCAGCGAGTACTCCACAATTACGACGCCGTACATCGGAATTATCACGAAGTAGCAGTTTTGTGACATCACAATCACAACAACAGCGATCTCGTGATCgtgataaacaaacaaatacaacGACACCACCGTCGTCTATAATTACAAATAGTACAACATCGACGACTATAACGCCTCCTTCAACGTGTTCGTccgatttaattaataattatgagaaTAGTTGTATACCATTGTATTCGAATTGGCATGAAACAACAGAACAATATTTATTACCGTTACAACATTATATATTACAACAGAATTCATTGTTGGGGGGACGGGAAGCGGATGGACGAAGTTTAAGTGGTTTAGGTGCTATATCGGGTTGTTATCGTACAGGAGATCATATTGATTCAGATACGGGATCAGATGATGGTCATTCGTATAGTGGAAGTGAATCATTAACAG GCCATGAACCAGACAATGAAGATTCGGATCAATCAGAAACAAATAGTTATCATCATCATATACCACCGCCATTATGTACACCAAGTGCAGAGGGTCGAGGTCCAGGTGCTCTTGGTAGTAGTATCCAACAATTATCATCCCCATCCATGTACAAtaaacaacaacagcaacaaccaCAATATAGTAACACAAAATTAAGTGGCGAGTATTTAAATCATCCATCGTTTTCATTAAACAATCGTTCAGATCATCATCATCGTGACCGTGGTGATGATAAAGACAAACAAGTAACATCGACCACAGATAGTAAATACTTAACATATGGCTTTCGTAATAATTATACATCGACATCATCGTCATTACCCCAATCAACTCCATCACAAGTACCGACATCATTTAATAg TTGTCCACGTATGATTGATCAATCAAATCAATCATCTTCAACGTCAATCACGCCAGGAAGTGGTGGAGGTCCAGGTGGTCCTGGAGGTAGTTTATGGTTACATGAACAGGAGAATTATTATAGTATTGCTGAAGCACAACAGTCGACATCAATTCAATTACCTGAAATTGATATGGAGAAATTTGCACAAGATAATTTAAACTTACATAGCAA agGAATATTTCGTAGAAAACAGACGGTACGTGATATGCTTAGTTGGAGTGGTGGCTCAATAAATCGTGCAATGTTATCGATAGCATGTAACGACGGTGGTAAACAACATAATAAAATGTGTCGTGATCTATTTCGGTTAATTCAAGTGTACATGGGTGATCGAAAAACTCGTGTACAAGGTATATCGTGTAATTCTGTATTACATGATATACTAACTATCGCATTTAATAATGTTAA tattCGAGATGaactatatttacaattatgtcGACAAACAACAGAAAATCCAAGACGTGATTCGTTGTTACGTGGTTGGGAATTGTTTGCTGTAGCATTATCATTTATACCACCAAGTGTAACATTTCAACCGGTATTACATGGCTATTTAAATCGTCACTATGATCCATCATTAACACGTATATTTCCTGATCCAGAACGTGGACCAATACATGTGCGTATTAGTCATTATGCAATGATTGCAATTAATCGCTTAGAACGTATTGGACATCAGACTGGCAAACGAAAAGCGCGTAAACCACAACCGGATGATATTGATGCGGCTAGG atacaaatatttaaaacaagtatgTTTGGTAATACTTTGCAAGAGGTCATGAATTTACAACGAGATAAATATCCAGATCGACAATTACCCTGGGCTCAAGTTGTATTAAGTGAACAAATTTTACGTCTAGATGGTGCTTCTACAGAAGGTATATTTCGTGTATCGGCTGATGTGGATGAAgtcaatacatataaaaataaattagatcaGTGGGAACTAATAGATGCGCCGAGTG ATGCACATGTACCAGCCAATCTACTAAAATTATGGTATCGTGAATTATATGAACCATTAATCCCTGATACACTGTACGATGAATGTGTATACGAACCAATGACAATAGAACGTGCTACAAATATAATACAACGTTTACCACGAATAAATCgttttgttttatgttatttaatacgatttttacaaacatttagtCAACCCGCAGTTGTATCGAAAACAAAAATGGATGCATCTAATTTAGCTATGGTATTCGCACCAAATTGTTTACGATGTACTGCAACCGATCCACGTGTTATATTTGAGAATGCACGTAAAGAGATGGCATTTATGCGTTGTTTAATTGAAGGTTTAGATACAATCTGTGTTAAAGATTTAGTTTGA
- the LOC123305394 gene encoding rho GTPase-activating protein 39 isoform X1 — protein sequence MMASNSMEWVEIIEPKTGEHMYANLTTGECVWDPPEGVPVKRTDSNQWWELFDSNTARFYYYNASTQCTVWHRPNNCDIIPLAKLQTLKQNTDPESKTTIQQQQSNNTIIQPTQVHQSTQTPTIKASKKDQIYGSSRHRNQEQQSHHSHSQQQQAVPLSLSASTPQLRRRTSELSRSSSFVTSQSQQQRSRDRDKQTNTTTPPSSIITNSTTSTTITPPSTCSSDLINNYENSCIPLYSNWHETTEQYLLPLQHYILQQNSLLGGREADGRSLSGLGAISGCYRTGDHIDSDTGSDDGHSYSGSESLTGHEPDNEDSDQSETNSYHHHIPPPLCTPSAEGRGPGALGSSIQQLSSPSMYNKQQQQQPQYSNTKLSGEYLNHPSFSLNNRSDHHHRDRGDDKDKQVTSTTDSKYLTYGFRNNYTSTSSSLPQSTPSQVPTSFNSCPRMIDQSNQSSSTSITPGSGGGPGGPGGSLWLHEQENYYSIAEAQQSTSIQLPEIDMEKFAQDNLNLHSKGIFRRKQTVRDMLSWSGGSINRAMLSIACNDGGKQHNKMCRDLFRLIQVYMGDRKTRVQGISCNSVLHDILTIAFNNVNIRDELYLQLCRQTTENPRRDSLLRGWELFAVALSFIPPSVTFQPVLHGYLNRHYDPSLTRIFPDPERGPIHVRISHYAMIAINRLERIGHQTGKRKARKPQPDDIDAARIQIFKTSMFGNTLQEVMNLQRDKYPDRQLPWAQVVLSEQILRLDGASTEGIFRVSADVDEVNTYKNKLDQWELIDAPSDAHVPANLLKLWYRELYEPLIPDTLYDECVYEPMTIERATNIIQRLPRINRFVLCYLIRFLQTFSQPAVVSKTKMDASNLAMVFAPNCLRCTATDPRVIFENARKEMAFMRCLIEGLDTICVKDLV from the exons ggTGTACCAGTAAAACGAACAGATTCAAATCAATGGTGGGAATTATTTGATTCAAATACAGcacgtttttattattataatgcaaGTACACAATGTACAGTATGGCATCGTCCGAATAATTGTGATATTATACCGTTAGCTAAATtacaaacattaaaacaaaatactgatCCTGAAAGTAAGACAacaatacaacaacaacaatcgaataatacaataatacaaCCAACACAAGTACATCAATCAACACAAACGCCAACAATTAAAGCAtcaaaaaaagatcaaatttatgg AAGTAGTAGACATCGAAATCAGGAACAACAAAGTCATCATTCACATTCTCAACAACAGCAAGCCGTTCCATTAAGTTTATCAGCGAGTACTCCACAATTACGACGCCGTACATCGGAATTATCACGAAGTAGCAGTTTTGTGACATCACAATCACAACAACAGCGATCTCGTGATCgtgataaacaaacaaatacaacGACACCACCGTCGTCTATAATTACAAATAGTACAACATCGACGACTATAACGCCTCCTTCAACGTGTTCGTccgatttaattaataattatgagaaTAGTTGTATACCATTGTATTCGAATTGGCATGAAACAACAGAACAATATTTATTACCGTTACAACATTATATATTACAACAGAATTCATTGTTGGGGGGACGGGAAGCGGATGGACGAAGTTTAAGTGGTTTAGGTGCTATATCGGGTTGTTATCGTACAGGAGATCATATTGATTCAGATACGGGATCAGATGATGGTCATTCGTATAGTGGAAGTGAATCATTAACAG GCCATGAACCAGACAATGAAGATTCGGATCAATCAGAAACAAATAGTTATCATCATCATATACCACCGCCATTATGTACACCAAGTGCAGAGGGTCGAGGTCCAGGTGCTCTTGGTAGTAGTATCCAACAATTATCATCCCCATCCATGTACAAtaaacaacaacagcaacaaccaCAATATAGTAACACAAAATTAAGTGGCGAGTATTTAAATCATCCATCGTTTTCATTAAACAATCGTTCAGATCATCATCATCGTGACCGTGGTGATGATAAAGACAAACAAGTAACATCGACCACAGATAGTAAATACTTAACATATGGCTTTCGTAATAATTATACATCGACATCATCGTCATTACCCCAATCAACTCCATCACAAGTACCGACATCATTTAATAg TTGTCCACGTATGATTGATCAATCAAATCAATCATCTTCAACGTCAATCACGCCAGGAAGTGGTGGAGGTCCAGGTGGTCCTGGAGGTAGTTTATGGTTACATGAACAGGAGAATTATTATAGTATTGCTGAAGCACAACAGTCGACATCAATTCAATTACCTGAAATTGATATGGAGAAATTTGCACAAGATAATTTAAACTTACATAGCAA agGAATATTTCGTAGAAAACAGACGGTACGTGATATGCTTAGTTGGAGTGGTGGCTCAATAAATCGTGCAATGTTATCGATAGCATGTAACGACGGTGGTAAACAACATAATAAAATGTGTCGTGATCTATTTCGGTTAATTCAAGTGTACATGGGTGATCGAAAAACTCGTGTACAAGGTATATCGTGTAATTCTGTATTACATGATATACTAACTATCGCATTTAATAATGTTAA tattCGAGATGaactatatttacaattatgtcGACAAACAACAGAAAATCCAAGACGTGATTCGTTGTTACGTGGTTGGGAATTGTTTGCTGTAGCATTATCATTTATACCACCAAGTGTAACATTTCAACCGGTATTACATGGCTATTTAAATCGTCACTATGATCCATCATTAACACGTATATTTCCTGATCCAGAACGTGGACCAATACATGTGCGTATTAGTCATTATGCAATGATTGCAATTAATCGCTTAGAACGTATTGGACATCAGACTGGCAAACGAAAAGCGCGTAAACCACAACCGGATGATATTGATGCGGCTAGG atacaaatatttaaaacaagtatgTTTGGTAATACTTTGCAAGAGGTCATGAATTTACAACGAGATAAATATCCAGATCGACAATTACCCTGGGCTCAAGTTGTATTAAGTGAACAAATTTTACGTCTAGATGGTGCTTCTACAGAAGGTATATTTCGTGTATCGGCTGATGTGGATGAAgtcaatacatataaaaataaattagatcaGTGGGAACTAATAGATGCGCCGAGTG ATGCACATGTACCAGCCAATCTACTAAAATTATGGTATCGTGAATTATATGAACCATTAATCCCTGATACACTGTACGATGAATGTGTATACGAACCAATGACAATAGAACGTGCTACAAATATAATACAACGTTTACCACGAATAAATCgttttgttttatgttatttaatacgatttttacaaacatttagtCAACCCGCAGTTGTATCGAAAACAAAAATGGATGCATCTAATTTAGCTATGGTATTCGCACCAAATTGTTTACGATGTACTGCAACCGATCCACGTGTTATATTTGAGAATGCACGTAAAGAGATGGCATTTATGCGTTGTTTAATTGAAGGTTTAGATACAATCTGTGTTAAAGATTTAGTTTGA